From Crassaminicella indica, one genomic window encodes:
- a CDS encoding uracil-DNA glycosylase — protein MFLLKEKQIEELNKKILDEHKDKEIVLGNGSINSAIVLIGEAPGAKEVEEKLPFVGQAGKHLEEFLNILELDRGELYITNTVKFRPTRKSSKTGREINRAPSKKEIEDFKEYLFDEIDIIKPKVIVTLGNVPLKTMMSNENNKIGELHGKNIKVNIKNKEYDLFPLYHPAAVIYRRELKEVYIDDLKKLKKFKESTLKD, from the coding sequence ATGTTTTTGTTGAAGGAAAAACAAATAGAAGAACTCAATAAAAAAATATTAGACGAACATAAAGATAAGGAAATTGTATTAGGAAATGGAAGTATTAATAGTGCAATAGTTCTTATAGGAGAAGCTCCTGGAGCAAAAGAGGTAGAGGAGAAATTACCATTTGTAGGTCAAGCAGGAAAACATCTTGAAGAATTTCTTAATATTTTAGAATTGGATAGAGGTGAACTTTATATTACTAATACAGTGAAGTTTAGACCGACAAGAAAAAGCAGTAAAACAGGGCGTGAAATAAATAGAGCTCCATCTAAAAAAGAGATAGAGGACTTTAAAGAATATCTTTTTGATGAGATTGATATTATAAAACCTAAAGTAATTGTTACTCTTGGAAATGTACCATTGAAAACTATGATGAGTAATGAAAATAACAAAATTGGAGAGCTTCATGGAAAAAATATTAAAGTAAACATAAAGAATAAGGAATATGATTTATTTCCTTTATATCATCCTGCAGCAGTTATCTATAGAAGGGAACTAAAAGAAGTATATATAGATGATTTAAAAAAGTTGAAAAAATTTAAAGAAAGTACATTAAAAGACTAG
- a CDS encoding tetraprenyl-beta-curcumene synthase family protein, which translates to MIKPIYQSKTIYNFVKKVFPQVKKELMYWEKSASIIPNTTLSYQAISSIQKKSFHSQGGCIYSLYYGHVDKKLIQFIVALQTISDYLDNLCDNVGVKNEKSFLQLHYAITDSLKPDNVFHDYYKYYPYKEDGGYLYNLVKTCKNYIKTLPSFHLIQSTALFLGKLYSEMQSYKHIQKHKREKSLNDWASHYLHLYDNLSIWEFSAAAGSTLGIFLLCTISKEKNLDKKHIENIINAYFPYICGLHILLDYFIDEREDLATGDLNFISYYKNNKEKEKRLIYFLKQALNRSKYLQNPLFHITVIEGLLSMYLSDPKTNFKEEKIIAKSILKKSSYTTNILYTSCKLLRRKKIIK; encoded by the coding sequence ATGATCAAACCCATTTATCAATCGAAAACTATTTATAATTTTGTAAAAAAAGTATTTCCACAAGTAAAAAAAGAATTAATGTACTGGGAAAAATCAGCTAGTATAATTCCTAATACCACATTATCCTATCAAGCTATATCAAGTATACAAAAGAAATCTTTTCACTCTCAAGGAGGATGTATTTACAGCTTATACTATGGTCATGTTGATAAAAAGCTCATTCAATTTATTGTAGCCCTTCAAACAATCAGTGATTATCTTGATAATCTATGTGATAATGTTGGAGTAAAAAATGAAAAATCTTTTTTACAGCTTCATTATGCAATTACAGATAGCTTAAAGCCAGATAATGTTTTTCATGATTATTATAAGTACTATCCTTACAAGGAAGATGGAGGCTACCTATATAATTTAGTAAAAACATGTAAAAACTATATAAAAACACTCCCTAGCTTTCATTTAATTCAAAGCACAGCTTTATTCTTAGGAAAATTATATAGTGAAATGCAAAGCTACAAGCATATCCAAAAGCATAAAAGAGAAAAATCATTGAATGACTGGGCAAGTCATTATCTTCATTTATATGATAACTTATCTATTTGGGAATTTTCTGCTGCAGCAGGTTCAACACTAGGAATTTTTCTACTCTGCACAATAAGCAAAGAAAAAAATTTAGATAAAAAACACATAGAAAACATAATAAATGCATATTTCCCTTATATATGCGGTCTTCATATATTATTAGATTATTTTATTGATGAAAGAGAAGATTTAGCTACAGGAGATTTAAACTTTATATCCTATTATAAAAATAATAAAGAAAAAGAAAAACGACTTATATATTTTTTGAAGCAAGCTTTGAATAGATCTAAGTATTTACAAAATCCACTTTTTCACATAACTGTCATAGAAGGACTTCTATCAATGTATCTTTCTGACCCAAAAACAAATTTCAAAGAAGAAAAAATCATTGCTAAAAGCATATTAAAAAAATCATCCTATACTACAAACATTTTATATACTTCCTGCAAATTACTGAGAAGAAAAAAAATAATAAAATAA
- a CDS encoding uracil-DNA glycosylase, with protein MYTLEEVKAFVYGCKKCKLHKGRTKVVFGQGNKNADIMFVGEGPGYYEDKEGVAFIGPAGQLLTKAIEAIGFTRDEVYIANIVKCRPPNNRNPEKDEMQACIPYLRWQVKLIKPSIIVCLGKIAAINIIDTNLKITQDRGKWHCKKDIWILPTYHPSAVLRDALKKRPFWEDFKKVKEKYEELKEQENK; from the coding sequence ATGTATACTTTAGAAGAAGTAAAAGCTTTTGTTTATGGGTGCAAAAAATGTAAACTCCATAAGGGTAGGACAAAGGTTGTTTTTGGACAGGGAAATAAAAATGCAGATATTATGTTTGTAGGAGAAGGGCCAGGATATTATGAGGACAAGGAGGGAGTAGCTTTTATAGGACCTGCAGGACAGCTCCTTACTAAAGCTATTGAAGCGATAGGCTTTACAAGAGATGAGGTATATATTGCAAATATTGTAAAATGCAGACCCCCTAACAATAGAAATCCTGAGAAGGATGAAATGCAAGCTTGTATTCCTTATCTAAGATGGCAAGTAAAATTGATAAAGCCTAGTATTATCGTATGTTTAGGAAAAATAGCTGCTATTAATATTATTGATACGAATTTAAAAATTACACAAGATAGAGGAAAGTGGCATTGTAAAAAAGACATATGGATTTTGCCAACATACCATCCTTCAGCAGTACTTCGAGATGCGCTTAAAAAAAGGCCTTTTTGGGAAGACTTTAAAAAAGTGAAGGAGAAATATGAAGAATTAAAAGAACAAGAAAATAAGTAG
- a CDS encoding FprA family A-type flavoprotein, which yields MQPVELKKDIYWVGAIDWDLRNFHGYLTQRGSSYNAYLIIDEKITLIDTVKGLFADELLDRVSKIIDPSKIDYIVSNHVEMDHSGSLPKILELAKNATVITSPNGLNGLKAHYKKNWNFKIIKSGEHLSLGKRTLEFILTPMVHWPDNMVCYIPQEKILFSNDAFGQHIASTERFDDMYSFEVVMEEAKKYYANIVLPYGTQVQNVLKSVSGLDIKMIATSHGLIWREHISKIVEEYTKWASNKTEKKAVIVYDTMWNSTKKIASKIQQAFEDKGYKTILKNLQTNHISDIMTDIITSEYICVGSPTLNNNMMPNTAGFLTYLKGLAPKNRKAIAFGSYGWGGQSIKQIADALTEAGFKVEDNIKINYIPNREDLNKMIELLKEKL from the coding sequence TTGCAACCTGTAGAACTGAAAAAAGACATTTATTGGGTAGGAGCCATTGATTGGGATTTAAGAAATTTTCACGGCTACTTGACACAAAGAGGATCTAGCTATAATGCATACTTAATAATTGATGAGAAAATAACCCTTATAGATACTGTAAAAGGACTTTTTGCAGATGAATTATTAGATAGAGTATCTAAAATAATTGATCCTAGCAAAATAGATTATATAGTATCCAACCATGTAGAGATGGATCATTCAGGATCACTACCTAAAATACTAGAGCTTGCTAAAAACGCAACTGTAATAACAAGTCCAAATGGATTAAATGGCTTAAAAGCACATTATAAAAAAAATTGGAATTTTAAAATTATAAAAAGTGGAGAACATTTAAGCTTAGGAAAAAGAACATTAGAATTTATTCTTACTCCAATGGTTCACTGGCCAGATAATATGGTCTGCTATATACCACAGGAAAAAATATTATTCTCAAATGATGCATTTGGACAGCATATCGCTTCTACTGAAAGATTTGATGATATGTATTCTTTTGAAGTAGTAATGGAGGAAGCAAAAAAATATTATGCAAATATTGTGCTTCCCTATGGAACACAAGTTCAAAATGTATTAAAATCGGTATCAGGATTAGATATAAAAATGATTGCTACAAGCCATGGACTTATTTGGAGAGAGCATATTTCAAAAATAGTAGAGGAATATACTAAATGGGCATCTAATAAAACAGAAAAGAAAGCTGTAATCGTATATGATACTATGTGGAATTCAACTAAAAAAATAGCAAGTAAAATTCAGCAGGCTTTTGAAGATAAAGGATATAAAACTATACTTAAAAATCTTCAAACAAATCATATTTCAGATATTATGACGGACATAATTACTTCTGAATACATCTGTGTTGGTTCTCCTACTCTAAATAACAATATGATGCCAAATACAGCTGGTTTTCTTACTTATTTAAAAGGATTAGCACCAAAGAATAGAAAAGCAATTGCCTTTGGTTCTTATGGCTGGGGAGGCCAAAGCATAAAGCAAATAGCTGATGCATTAACAGAGGCAGGTTTTAAAGTTGAAGATAATATTAAAATAAATTATATACCAAATCGAGAAGATTTAAATAAAATGATTGAACTATTAAAAGAAAAGCTTTAA